The following coding sequences lie in one Monomorium pharaonis isolate MP-MQ-018 chromosome 1, ASM1337386v2, whole genome shotgun sequence genomic window:
- the LOC105837441 gene encoding mutS protein homolog 5 isoform X1, whose product MSNVAYNISIGITVHHVRNTLPETLIRMGEKDMKEHLPASVTTCKMVYIPNIGYLLAIIAWNLSPTDSVDLENLEFKFVSNNIRYYKSPSAKELDDTIGDIMMRINKRESYITLKLVKYINKHAPSIFNAIELCAELDTLLAFYVVARENNYAKPNLVDRQIIAVEQGRHPLQEFLTTFVPNDTYSGDGKSLVKILTGPNASGKSTYLKQIALIAFMAHIGCYVPAKSATIGVMTHILTQITSVDSIALNTSMFLQDMRQINSALYSSTPNSIVILDEFGNGTSEVSGLSLLAAVLNNFIERGTQCPHIFVATHMHRVMNMLPQSPIIEEQTFEFVTNEDGSVAYLYSLTSGRVARSFAHAAARSAGLDERIIKRALEVYEKFKVGELPPRLPEAKGQDMTVDIIERLLKSENFNLEELKALVCQATESSTPRINKKN is encoded by the exons ATGTCCAATGTTGCGTATAACATTTCCATCGGGATTACAGTGCACCACGTGAGAAACACTTTACCTGAGACGTTGATACGGATGGGAGAGAAAGATATGAAGGAACATCTTCCGGCCTCGGTGACGACTTGCAAGATGGTGTACATACCGAATATAGGGTATCTCTTAGCGATAATCGCGTGGAACCTGTCGCCGACCGACAGTGTCGATTTGGAAAACTTGGAATTCAAATTCGTCAGCAACAACATACGTTATTATAAGAGCCCTAGCGCCAAAG AATTGGACGACACTATAGGCGATATAATGATGAGAATAAATAAACGGGAGAGTTACATTACGTTAAAGCTcgtgaaatacataaataagcATGCACCGTCAATCTTCAACGCGATTGAATTGTGCGCTGAATTGGATAC ATTGCTGGCGTTTTACGTGGTAGCGCGAGAAAACAATTACGCGAAACCGAACTTGGTGGATCGACAGATCATAGCGGTGGAACAGGGTAGACACCCGTTACAAGAATTTCTTACGACGTTCGTTCCTAATGATACTTATTCCGGCGACGGGAAGAGCCTCGTAAAAATTCTGACCGGGCCGAACGCCTCCGGCAAAAGCACTTATCTCAAGCAAATTGCATTGATCGCGTTCATGGCTCATATCGGCTGTTACGTGCCGGCCAAATCGGCCACAATAGGAGTAATGACTCACATTCTGACTCAGATCACATCTGTGGACAGTATCGCTCTAAATACGAGCATGTTTCTGCAAGATATGCGGCAG ATAAACTCCGCTCTTTACTCGTCCACGCCGAACTCAATCGTCATCTTGGACGAATTCGGAAACGGAACGTCCGAGGTGAGTGGCTTGTCACTGCTCGCGGCGgtattaaacaatttcatcGAGCGAGGAACTCAATGTCCGCACATATTCGTAGCTACGCACATGCATCGGGTAATGAACATGTTGCCGCAGAGTCCGATAATCGAGGAGCAG ACTTTCGAGTTTGTTACAAATGAGGACGGCTCCGTGGCTTATCTTTATAGTTTAACTAGCGGACGCGTGGCACGTAGCTTTGCTCACGCGGCTGCACGAAGTGCGGGTTTGGACGAGAGGATTATCAAACGGGCATTAGAG GTATACGAAAAATTTAAGGTCGGCGAGTTACCCCCACGATTACCGGAAGCCAAAGGCCAAGACAT GACGGTTGATATTATCGAACGATTACTAAAGTCGGAGAATTTCAATCTGGAAGAGTTGAAGGCGTTGGTCTGTCAAGCCACGGAATCGTCAACGCCAAGgataaacaagaaaaattga
- the LOC105837441 gene encoding mutS protein homolog 5 isoform X2, with protein MGEKDMKEHLPASVTTCKMVYIPNIGYLLAIIAWNLSPTDSVDLENLEFKFVSNNIRYYKSPSAKELDDTIGDIMMRINKRESYITLKLVKYINKHAPSIFNAIELCAELDTLLAFYVVARENNYAKPNLVDRQIIAVEQGRHPLQEFLTTFVPNDTYSGDGKSLVKILTGPNASGKSTYLKQIALIAFMAHIGCYVPAKSATIGVMTHILTQITSVDSIALNTSMFLQDMRQINSALYSSTPNSIVILDEFGNGTSEVSGLSLLAAVLNNFIERGTQCPHIFVATHMHRVMNMLPQSPIIEEQTFEFVTNEDGSVAYLYSLTSGRVARSFAHAAARSAGLDERIIKRALEVYEKFKVGELPPRLPEAKGQDMTVDIIERLLKSENFNLEELKALVCQATESSTPRINKKN; from the exons ATGGGAGAGAAAGATATGAAGGAACATCTTCCGGCCTCGGTGACGACTTGCAAGATGGTGTACATACCGAATATAGGGTATCTCTTAGCGATAATCGCGTGGAACCTGTCGCCGACCGACAGTGTCGATTTGGAAAACTTGGAATTCAAATTCGTCAGCAACAACATACGTTATTATAAGAGCCCTAGCGCCAAAG AATTGGACGACACTATAGGCGATATAATGATGAGAATAAATAAACGGGAGAGTTACATTACGTTAAAGCTcgtgaaatacataaataagcATGCACCGTCAATCTTCAACGCGATTGAATTGTGCGCTGAATTGGATAC ATTGCTGGCGTTTTACGTGGTAGCGCGAGAAAACAATTACGCGAAACCGAACTTGGTGGATCGACAGATCATAGCGGTGGAACAGGGTAGACACCCGTTACAAGAATTTCTTACGACGTTCGTTCCTAATGATACTTATTCCGGCGACGGGAAGAGCCTCGTAAAAATTCTGACCGGGCCGAACGCCTCCGGCAAAAGCACTTATCTCAAGCAAATTGCATTGATCGCGTTCATGGCTCATATCGGCTGTTACGTGCCGGCCAAATCGGCCACAATAGGAGTAATGACTCACATTCTGACTCAGATCACATCTGTGGACAGTATCGCTCTAAATACGAGCATGTTTCTGCAAGATATGCGGCAG ATAAACTCCGCTCTTTACTCGTCCACGCCGAACTCAATCGTCATCTTGGACGAATTCGGAAACGGAACGTCCGAGGTGAGTGGCTTGTCACTGCTCGCGGCGgtattaaacaatttcatcGAGCGAGGAACTCAATGTCCGCACATATTCGTAGCTACGCACATGCATCGGGTAATGAACATGTTGCCGCAGAGTCCGATAATCGAGGAGCAG ACTTTCGAGTTTGTTACAAATGAGGACGGCTCCGTGGCTTATCTTTATAGTTTAACTAGCGGACGCGTGGCACGTAGCTTTGCTCACGCGGCTGCACGAAGTGCGGGTTTGGACGAGAGGATTATCAAACGGGCATTAGAG GTATACGAAAAATTTAAGGTCGGCGAGTTACCCCCACGATTACCGGAAGCCAAAGGCCAAGACAT GACGGTTGATATTATCGAACGATTACTAAAGTCGGAGAATTTCAATCTGGAAGAGTTGAAGGCGTTGGTCTGTCAAGCCACGGAATCGTCAACGCCAAGgataaacaagaaaaattga